Proteins encoded by one window of Gopherus evgoodei ecotype Sinaloan lineage unplaced genomic scaffold, rGopEvg1_v1.p scaffold_32_arrow_ctg1, whole genome shotgun sequence:
- the LOC115640973 gene encoding N(G),N(G)-dimethylarginine dimethylaminohydrolase 1-like: MAGPSSFGRYTHAIVRSVPDSLAAQPAGDGAEPVDLAKAHRQYGVYTGILRQKLGLQVIELAADEGLPRSVLVEDAAVIQADTALVTRPWEPARRGEISSIRKVLEELKMRVVEVTDDGATLDGSDVLFTGREFFVGISQWTNHRGAEAVADAFRDFAVSTVPVAGSSHLKSFCSMAGPDTIAIGSSEAAKKAMRTMEQLTDHHYDTLTVPDDPAGNCVYVRLGPKGSALLHRSPEEFPSSLPLFQKLADLTLIPAACSEVAKLGGALSSCSLLINKKLDR, translated from the exons atggcggGCCCCTCCTCCTTTGGCAGATACACCCACGCCATCGTCCGCAGCGTCCCGGACTCGCTGGCCGCCCAGCCAGCTGGGGACGGGGCGGAGCCGGTGGACCTGGCCAAGGCCCACCGGCAGTACGGGGTCTACACCGGGATCCTGCGGCAGAAGCTGGGGCTGCAGGTGATCGAGCTGGCGGCGGACGAGGGGCTGCCCCGCTCGGTGCTGGTGGAGGACGCGGCCGTGATCCAGGCCGATACGGCGCTCGTCACCCGGCCCTGGGAGCCGGCGCGGCGCGGAGAG ATCAGCAGCATCAGGAAGGTCCTGGAGGAGCTGAAGATGCGGGTGGTGGAGGTGACGGACGACGGGGCCACCTTGGACGGCAGTGACGTGCTCTTCACAG GTCGAGAGTTCTTTGTGGGCATCTCCCAATGGACCAATCACCGAGGGGCGGAGGCGGTGGCGGACGCTTTTCGG GATTTTGCTGTCTCTACGGTCCCCGTGGCGGGCTCCTCCCATCTGAAGAGTTTCTGTAGCATGGCTGGGCCCGACACAATCGCCATCGGAAGCAGTGAGGCTGCCAAGAAAGCCATGAGG accatGGAGCAGCTGACCGATCACCACTATGACACGCTGACGGTGCCGGACGATCCCGCCGGGAACTGCGTCTACGTGCGCCTGGGGCCCAAGGGCAGCGCCctgctccaccggagccccgAGGAGTTCCCCAGCAGCCTGCCG CTGTTCCAGAAGCTGGCCGACCTCACCCTGATCCCTGCTGCCTGCAGTGAGGTGGCCAAGCTGGGGGGGGCCCTCAGCTCCTGCTCCCTTCTCATCAACAAGAAGCTTGACCGCTAG
- the LOC115640957 gene encoding megakaryocyte and platelet inhibitory receptor G6b-like isoform X2, with protein MRPQLRPLALALALLAAVPPRAQAGSEVTTEAGSTVNLSCNLTGPSLSWRWVPRYPRCAGVSSGIQTIYTATATGAHDTPEGRFQERLHPPMDQGTRLFLLKLQTLHMNDSGAFICASPSQAALPISVTVMPGPRPTPLLPLVGGCVGAALGLVLVGAVAVICCRRRRARDASVTPMVTEMDRKSEQAAEQPGPTAPGRAEQKPPSSAPHPDGEGPEGISYSTLHFQGSCEAGARTETGPATIYSELAPGHG; from the exons atgcgcccccagctccggcccctggccctggccctcgcCCTCCTGGCAGCGGTGCCCCCGAGGGCTCAGGCAG GCTCAGAGGTGACGACAGAAGCCGGCTCGACTGTGAATCTCTCCTGCAACCTGACGGGGCCGAGCCTGAGCTGGCGGTGGGTCCCGCGGTACCCGCGCTGCGCTGGTGTCAGCAGTGGGATACAGACAATTTACACAGCGACGGCGACTGGGGCACACGACACCCCGGAGGGGAGATTTCAGGAGCGGCTGCATCCCCCAATGGATCAGGGCACCCGACTCTTCCTCCTCAAACTCCAAACCCTCCACATGAATGACTCGGGGGCCTTCATCTGTGCCAGCCCCAGCCAGGCCGCCCTGCCGATCTCCGTGACCGTCATGCCAG gccccaggcccacTCCGCTCCTGCCTCTGGTTGGGGGCTGCGTGGGGGCCGCTCTGGGCCTGGTCCTCGTGGGCGCCGTCGCTGTTATTTGCTGTAGGAGGCGCCGGGCCAGGGATGCCAG CGTGACCCCCATGGTGACGGAAATGGACAGAAAATCGGAGCAGGCAG cggagcagcccggccccacaGCGCCTGGCAGAGCCGAGCAGAAGCCGCCGTCCTCCGCCCCCCACCCCGATGGCGAG GGCCCCGAGGGGATCTCGTACAGCACCCTGCACTTCCAGGGGTCCTGTGAGGCAGGGGCCAGGACGGAAACTGGCCCGGCCACCATCTACTCTGAACTGGCCCCTGGCCACGGCTGA
- the LOC115640708 gene encoding chloride intracellular channel protein 1-like codes for PPSACASHWLPVPPPPVLEKGLLKALTVLNSYLMAPLPDELDETSAEDETRSSRKFLDGDELTLADCNLLPKLHIVQVVCKKYRGFTIPEALEGIHRYLRNAYAREEFASTCPDAEEIELAYETVAKALK; via the exons CCTCCATCTGCTTGTGCGTCTCATTGGCTGcctgtccccccgcccccagtgctgGAGAAGGGGCTGCTGAAGGCGCTCACGGTGCTGAACAGTTACCTGATGGCGCCGCTGCCGGACGAGCTGGATGAGACGAGTGCCGAGGACGAGACCCGCTCGAGCCGCAAGTTCCTGGACGGGGACGAGCTGACGCTGGCCGACTGCAACCTGCTGCCCAAGCTGCACATCGTCCAG gtggTGTGTAAGAAGTATCGGGGATTCACCATCCCAGAGGCGCTGGAGGGGATCCACCGGTACCTGCGAAATGCCTACGCCCGCGAGGAATTCGCCAGCACCTGCCCCGATGCCGAGGAGATCGAACTGGCCTATGAGACGGTGGCCAAGGCCCTGAAATAG
- the LOC115640957 gene encoding uncharacterized protein LOC115640957 isoform X1: MRPQLRPLALALALLAAVPPRAQAGSEVTTEAGSTVNLSCNLTGPSLSWRWVPRYPRCAGVSSGIQTIYTATATGAHDTPEGRFQERLHPPMDQGTRLFLLKLQTLHMNDSGAFICASPSQAALPISVTVMPGCPAGLAIAAAPQEPVVEGASVSLSCTPCGAQGPTSSPAVGATWLLNGKPPPDSSALRILRSNTLTIKGFSSRFEGLWSCHLPGDPSRSGGYCLERDLGAHRTQESPSPGPNSPGPRPTPLLPLVGGCVGAALGLVLVGAVAVICCRRRRARDASVTPMVTEMDRKSEQAAEQPGPTAPGRAEQKPPSSAPHPDGEGPEGISYSTLHFQGSCEAGARTETGPATIYSELAPGHG; this comes from the exons atgcgcccccagctccggcccctggccctggccctcgcCCTCCTGGCAGCGGTGCCCCCGAGGGCTCAGGCAG GCTCAGAGGTGACGACAGAAGCCGGCTCGACTGTGAATCTCTCCTGCAACCTGACGGGGCCGAGCCTGAGCTGGCGGTGGGTCCCGCGGTACCCGCGCTGCGCTGGTGTCAGCAGTGGGATACAGACAATTTACACAGCGACGGCGACTGGGGCACACGACACCCCGGAGGGGAGATTTCAGGAGCGGCTGCATCCCCCAATGGATCAGGGCACCCGACTCTTCCTCCTCAAACTCCAAACCCTCCACATGAATGACTCGGGGGCCTTCATCTGTGCCAGCCCCAGCCAGGCCGCCCTGCCGATCTCCGTGACCGTCATGCCAG GCTGCCCGGCCGGGTTGGCCATTGCCGCGGCCCCCCAGGAGCCGGTCGTGGAGGGAGCGTCTGTGTCCCTCTCCTGTACCCCCTGTGGGGCGCAGGGACCCACCTCGTCCCCAGCAGTGGGCGCCACGTGGCTGCTCAATGGAAAgccgccaccagactcctcagCCCTTCGGATCCTGAGGTCCAACACGCTGACGATAAAGGGTTTCTCCAGCCGGTTCGAGGGTCTGTGGAGCTGCCATCTGCCTGGGGATCCCTCCCGGTCTGGGGGCTACTGCCTGGAGCGCGACCTGGGGGCGCACAGGACCCAGGAGAGCCCCTCACCCGGCCCCAATAGTCCAG gccccaggcccacTCCGCTCCTGCCTCTGGTTGGGGGCTGCGTGGGGGCCGCTCTGGGCCTGGTCCTCGTGGGCGCCGTCGCTGTTATTTGCTGTAGGAGGCGCCGGGCCAGGGATGCCAG CGTGACCCCCATGGTGACGGAAATGGACAGAAAATCGGAGCAGGCAG cggagcagcccggccccacaGCGCCTGGCAGAGCCGAGCAGAAGCCGCCGTCCTCCGCCCCCCACCCCGATGGCGAG GGCCCCGAGGGGATCTCGTACAGCACCCTGCACTTCCAGGGGTCCTGTGAGGCAGGGGCCAGGACGGAAACTGGCCCGGCCACCATCTACTCTGAACTGGCCCCTGGCCACGGCTGA
- the LOC115640961 gene encoding TNF receptor-associated factor 1-like, protein MSSIIFSPWGSAKLLSAPSPSQQGEPEGSLGGSRCGWCEQLAEQGHRRDCGHRVCKECERDSSRAGILSCLQCLEDQGKQLLNDLDRVRHQQAGMVEEGKSHRRLVVELLQGPQEARGRLDQRLAEVEAQQKTLQNIVTVLSREMGRREGARGSANGGSADVLGEAMARILYLEEKVAQQDTLLALKDVMISNLGARVEALEQTSYNGQFLWRLPDIGRKMQQALSRQTPALTSPSFYTGRYGYKLCLKVYLNGDGTGAGTHISLFLVLMRGEYDCWLKWPFHHKVTFTLLDQVGERHVSSSFRPSEASSSFQRPVSNCNIASGVPEFFPLCQLQAPEATYIHEDTLAFKVLIGDTNL, encoded by the exons atgAGCTCAATAATCTTCAGCCCCTGGGGCAGCGCCAAGCTGCTCtcggctcccagccccagccagcagggggagcccgaggggtccctggggggatCCCGGTGCGGTTGGTgcgagcagctggcggagcaggGGCACAGGAGGGACTGCGGGCACCGCGTCTGCAAAGAGTGCGAGCGAGACTCGAGCAG GGCCGGGATCCTGTCCTGTCTTCAGTGTTTGGAGGACCAGGGAAAGCAGCTGCTCAACGACCTGGACCGA GTGCGCCACCAGCAGGCTGGGATGGTGGAGGAGGGCAAGTCCCACCGGCGCCTCGTGGTGGAGCTGTTGCAGGGGCCGCAGGAGGCCCGGGGGCGGCTGGACCAGCGGCTGGCCGAGGTGGAGGCGCAGCAGAAGACCTTGCAGAACATCGTGACGGTGCTGAGCCGGGAGATGGGCCGGCGCGAGGGGGCCAGAGGCTCGGCCAACGGGGGCTCGGCCGACGTCCTGGGGGAAGCCATGGCCCGCATCCTGTACCTGGAGGAGAAG GTGGCCCAGCAGGACACGCTCCTGGCCCTCAAGGACGTGATGATCAGCAACCTGGGGGCCCGGGTCGAGGCCCTGGAGCAGACCTCCTACAACGGGCAATTTCTCTGGAGGCTCCCTGACATCGGGCGAAAGATGCAGCAAGCCCTTTCCAGACAGACACCGGCCCTCACCTCTCCCT CCTTTTACACCGGCCGCTACGGCTACAAACTCTGCCTCAAGGTTTACCTCAACGGGGACGGCACCGGGGCCGGGACACACATCTCCCTCTTCTTGGTGCTGATGAGGGGCGAATACGATTGCTGGCTCAAATGGCCTTTCCATCACAAG GTCACCTTCACGCTCCTGGATCAAGTCGGCGAGCGTCACGTCTCGAGCTCTTTCCGACCGTCGGaagcctcctcttccttccagcGGCCTGTGAGCAACTGTAACATAGCCAGCGGCGTCCCTGAATTCTTCCCGCtgtgccagctccaggccccgGAAGCCACCTACATCCACGAGGACACCTTAGCCTTCAAGGTCCTGATCGGCGACACCAACCTCTAG